In the Molothrus aeneus isolate 106 chromosome 28, BPBGC_Maene_1.0, whole genome shotgun sequence genome, one interval contains:
- the OSBPL7 gene encoding oxysterol-binding protein-related protein 7 isoform X2, translating to MQSPPRAGDGAIPALPAPGAAAGAVPELPDRPCPPRSGSRPDGRARSPGPAAPTGAGARPGAPRPLRSPAMGSHEKDPCSPKRALSRSNSTVSSKHSSVQQGSESWEVVEEPRGSPGQQPQRHEGYLLKKRKWPLKGWHKRYFVLENGILKYSTTRQDVLKGKLHGAIDVRQSVMSVNKKAQRVDLDTEDNIYHLKIKSPEVFSSWVSSLCSHHHGERPGPCPPGASTQGQWTRMLPSGSAPALSTLASSRDKVSAWLKDSEGLERCSAELSECQAKLQELTGMLQHLEALHRIPSAPLISGGQPSAATERPKKGRRSTKIWCTQSFAKDDTIGRVGRLHGSVPNLSRYLEPSQSQLPFSVPPEYSQLQRSFWVLAQKVHGSLSSVVAALVAERARLEEMRRALDRQGPAPRPGSAGTAGPALRRFHSLSVSSDTTLDSFASLHPDEPDALPAKGREQQLSNRSIVSLADSHTEFFDACEVFLSASSSENEPSEDESCISEVTTSVCEEPTEPGGPGRPPTGAERPGLPAEPPPLEPPLELPGPDPRRRSRLPAPPAPSGDVSLWGLLRSSVGKDLSRVALPVQLNEPLNTLQRLCEELEYSELLDRASRARDPRQRLVYVAAFAVSAYASTYYRAGSKPFNPVLGETYECVRPDRGFRFISEQVSHHPPISACHAESDNFVFWQDMRWKNKFWGKSLEIVPMGTVNVQLPRTGDHYEWNKVTTCIHNVLSGPRWIEHYGEVLIRNTRDASYHCKLTFCKARYWGAGANEVQGAVLSRAGTAVERLAGKWHEGLRRGPAPGQCVWKANPMPRDHERSYGFTQFALELNELTPELRRVLPSTDTRLRPDQRYLEEGNVPAAEAQKRQIEQLQRDRRRVMEENNITHQARFFRRVTDASGKESWVTNNTYWKLRLDPGFSHLDSAVLW from the exons ATGCAGAGCCCCCCGCGGGCTGGGGACGGGGCCATCCCCGCCCTCCCCGCTCCCGGCGCGGCTGCAGGGGCCGTCCCCGAGCTCCCTGACCGGCCGTGCCCTCCCCGCAGCGGCTCCCGCCCTGACGGCCGAGCTcggagccccggccccgcagccccgaCGGGAGCGGGGGCCCGGCCCGGTGCCCCCCGGCCCCTCCGCTCTCCGGCCATGGGCAGCCACGAGAAGGACCCGTGCTCCCCGAAAAGGGCCCTGTCCCGCTCCAACAGCACCGTGTCCTCCAAGCACAGCAGCGTGCAGCAG GGCTCGGAGAgctgggaggtggtggaggagccccggggcagccccgggcagcagccgcaGCGGCACGAGGGGTACCTGCTCAAGAAGAGGAAATGGCCCCTGAAGGGCTGGCACAAG cgGTACTTCGTGCTGGAAAACGGGATCCTGAAATATTCCACCACGCGCCAGGAC GTCCTCAAGGGCAAGCTGCACGGTGCCATCGATGTCCGTCAGTCCGTCATGTCCGTCAACAAGAAGGCTCAGAGGGTTGACCTGGACACGGAGGACAACATTTACCACCTCAAG ATCAAGTCCCCGGAGGTGTTCTCCAGCTGGGTCAGCAGCCTGTGCTCCCACCACCACGGCGAGCGGCCGGGGCCGTGTCCCCCGGGGGCCAGCACGCAG GGCCAGTGGACGCGGATGCTGCCCTCGGGCAGCGCCCCTGCCCTGTCCACGCTGGCCAGCTCCCGGGACAAGGTGAGCGCCTGGCTGAAGGACAGCGAGGGGCTGGAGCGCTGCTCGGCCG agctgtcgGAGTGCCAGGccaagctgcaggagctgacgggaatgctccagcacctggaggcGCTGCACCGCATCCCCTCGGCCCCGCTCATCTCCGGCGGCCAG ccctcagctGCCACGGAGAGGCCCAAGAAGGGCCGGAGGAGCACCAAGATCTGGTGCACGCAGAGCTTCGCCAAGGACGACACCATCGGCAGG gtggGCCGCCTGCACGGCTCTGTCCCCAACCTGTCGCGCTACCTGGAGCCGTCGCAGAGCCAGCTGCCCTTCAGCGTGCCCCCGGAGTACAGCCAGCTGCAGCGCAGCTTCTGGGTGCTGGCCCAGAAAG TGCACGGCTCGCTGAGCAGCGTGGTGGCGGCGCTGGTGGCCGAGAGGGCCCGGCTGGAGGAGATGCGGCGGGCGCTGGACCGGCAGGGCCCGGCCCCACGGCCCGGCAGCGCCGGCACCGCCGGG CCCGCCCTGCGCCGCTTCCACTCCCTGTCCGTCTCCTCCGACACCACCCTGGACTCCTTTGCCTCGCTGCACCCGGATGAG CCGGACGCGCTGCCCGCCAAGGgccgggagcagcagctctccaacCGCAGCATCGTCTCGCTGGCCGACTCCCACACCGAGTTCTTCGATGCCTGCGAGGTTTTCCTCTCCGCCAGCTCCTCTGAGAACGAG CCCTCGGAGGACGAGTCGTGCATCAGCGAGGTCACCACCAGCGTCTGCGAGGAGCCCACCgagccgggggggccgggccgCCCCCCGACAG GAGCGGAGCGCCCGGGGCTGCcggcggagccgccgccgctggAGCCGCCGCTGGAGCTGCCGGGGCCGGACCCGCGGCGGAGGAGCCGCCTgcccgcgccccccgcgcccTCGGGGGACGTGAGCCTGTGGGGGCTCCTGCGGAGCAGCGTGGGCAAGGACCTGTCCCGCGTGGCGCTGCCCGTGCAGCTGAACGAGCCGCTGAACACCCTGCAGCGGCTCTGCGAGGAGCTGGAGTACAGCGAGCTGCTGGACAGGGCCAGCCGCGCCCGCGACCCCCGGCAGCGCCTG GTGTACGTGGCCGCCTTTGCCGTGTCCGCCTATGCCTCCACCTACTACCGGGCGGGCAGCAAACCCTTCAACCCCGTGCTGGGCGAGACCTACGAGTGCGTGCGGCCCGACCGCGGCTTCCGCTTCATCAGCGAGCAG GTCTCCCACCACCCTCCCATCTCCGCCTGCCACGCCGAGTCCGACAACTTTGTCTTCTGGCAAG acaTGAGGTGGAAGAACAAATTCTGGGGCAAATCCCTGGAGATCGTCCCCATGGGCACCGTCAATGTCCAGCtgcccag GACCGGCGACCACTACGAGTGGAACAAGGTGACCACGTGCATCCACAACGTGCTGAGCGGGCCCCGCTGGATCGAGCACTACGGCGAGGTGCTGATCCGCAACACCCGCGACGCCTCCTACCACTGCAAGCTCACCTTCTGCAAG GCCCGGTACTGGGGCGCGGGGGCCAACGAGGTGCAGGGCGCCGTGCTGAGCCGCGCCGGGACGGCCGTGGAGCGCCTGGCGGGCAAGTGGCACGAGGGGCTGCGCCGCGGGCCCGCCCCGGGCCAGTGCGTCTGGAAAGCCA ACCCCATGCCCCGCGACCACGAGAGGAGCTACGGCTTCACGCAGTTCGCGCTGGAGCTGAACGAGCTGACGCCGGAGCTGCGCCGGGTGCTGCCCTCCACGGACACGCGCCTGCGGCCGGACCAGCG GTACCTGGAGGAGGGGAACGTGCCGGCGGCCGAGGCGCAGAAGCGCCAGATCGAGCAGCTGCAGCGCGACCGGCGCCGCGTCATGGAGGAGAACAACATCACCCACCAGGCCCGCTTCTTCAG GCGTGTGACAGATGCCAGTGGCAAGGAGTCCTGGGTCACCAACAACACCTACTGGAAGCTGCGCCTGGACCCCGGCTTCTCGCACCTGGACAGCGCCGTGCTCTGGTAG
- the OSBPL7 gene encoding oxysterol-binding protein-related protein 7 isoform X1 translates to MQSPPRAGDGAIPALPAPGAAAGAVPELPDRPCPPRSGSRPDGRARSPGPAAPTGAGARPGAPRPLRSPAMGSHEKDPCSPKRALSRSNSTVSSKHSSVQQGSESWEVVEEPRGSPGQQPQRHEGYLLKKRKWPLKGWHKRYFVLENGILKYSTTRQDVLKGKLHGAIDVRQSVMSVNKKAQRVDLDTEDNIYHLKIKSPEVFSSWVSSLCSHHHGERPGPCPPGASTQGQWTRMLPSGSAPALSTLASSRDKVSAWLKDSEGLERCSAELSECQAKLQELTGMLQHLEALHRIPSAPLISGGQPSAATERPKKGRRSTKIWCTQSFAKDDTIGRVRVGRLHGSVPNLSRYLEPSQSQLPFSVPPEYSQLQRSFWVLAQKVHGSLSSVVAALVAERARLEEMRRALDRQGPAPRPGSAGTAGPALRRFHSLSVSSDTTLDSFASLHPDEPDALPAKGREQQLSNRSIVSLADSHTEFFDACEVFLSASSSENEPSEDESCISEVTTSVCEEPTEPGGPGRPPTGAERPGLPAEPPPLEPPLELPGPDPRRRSRLPAPPAPSGDVSLWGLLRSSVGKDLSRVALPVQLNEPLNTLQRLCEELEYSELLDRASRARDPRQRLVYVAAFAVSAYASTYYRAGSKPFNPVLGETYECVRPDRGFRFISEQVSHHPPISACHAESDNFVFWQDMRWKNKFWGKSLEIVPMGTVNVQLPRTGDHYEWNKVTTCIHNVLSGPRWIEHYGEVLIRNTRDASYHCKLTFCKARYWGAGANEVQGAVLSRAGTAVERLAGKWHEGLRRGPAPGQCVWKANPMPRDHERSYGFTQFALELNELTPELRRVLPSTDTRLRPDQRYLEEGNVPAAEAQKRQIEQLQRDRRRVMEENNITHQARFFRRVTDASGKESWVTNNTYWKLRLDPGFSHLDSAVLW, encoded by the exons ATGCAGAGCCCCCCGCGGGCTGGGGACGGGGCCATCCCCGCCCTCCCCGCTCCCGGCGCGGCTGCAGGGGCCGTCCCCGAGCTCCCTGACCGGCCGTGCCCTCCCCGCAGCGGCTCCCGCCCTGACGGCCGAGCTcggagccccggccccgcagccccgaCGGGAGCGGGGGCCCGGCCCGGTGCCCCCCGGCCCCTCCGCTCTCCGGCCATGGGCAGCCACGAGAAGGACCCGTGCTCCCCGAAAAGGGCCCTGTCCCGCTCCAACAGCACCGTGTCCTCCAAGCACAGCAGCGTGCAGCAG GGCTCGGAGAgctgggaggtggtggaggagccccggggcagccccgggcagcagccgcaGCGGCACGAGGGGTACCTGCTCAAGAAGAGGAAATGGCCCCTGAAGGGCTGGCACAAG cgGTACTTCGTGCTGGAAAACGGGATCCTGAAATATTCCACCACGCGCCAGGAC GTCCTCAAGGGCAAGCTGCACGGTGCCATCGATGTCCGTCAGTCCGTCATGTCCGTCAACAAGAAGGCTCAGAGGGTTGACCTGGACACGGAGGACAACATTTACCACCTCAAG ATCAAGTCCCCGGAGGTGTTCTCCAGCTGGGTCAGCAGCCTGTGCTCCCACCACCACGGCGAGCGGCCGGGGCCGTGTCCCCCGGGGGCCAGCACGCAG GGCCAGTGGACGCGGATGCTGCCCTCGGGCAGCGCCCCTGCCCTGTCCACGCTGGCCAGCTCCCGGGACAAGGTGAGCGCCTGGCTGAAGGACAGCGAGGGGCTGGAGCGCTGCTCGGCCG agctgtcgGAGTGCCAGGccaagctgcaggagctgacgggaatgctccagcacctggaggcGCTGCACCGCATCCCCTCGGCCCCGCTCATCTCCGGCGGCCAG ccctcagctGCCACGGAGAGGCCCAAGAAGGGCCGGAGGAGCACCAAGATCTGGTGCACGCAGAGCTTCGCCAAGGACGACACCATCGGCAGGGTGAGG gtggGCCGCCTGCACGGCTCTGTCCCCAACCTGTCGCGCTACCTGGAGCCGTCGCAGAGCCAGCTGCCCTTCAGCGTGCCCCCGGAGTACAGCCAGCTGCAGCGCAGCTTCTGGGTGCTGGCCCAGAAAG TGCACGGCTCGCTGAGCAGCGTGGTGGCGGCGCTGGTGGCCGAGAGGGCCCGGCTGGAGGAGATGCGGCGGGCGCTGGACCGGCAGGGCCCGGCCCCACGGCCCGGCAGCGCCGGCACCGCCGGG CCCGCCCTGCGCCGCTTCCACTCCCTGTCCGTCTCCTCCGACACCACCCTGGACTCCTTTGCCTCGCTGCACCCGGATGAG CCGGACGCGCTGCCCGCCAAGGgccgggagcagcagctctccaacCGCAGCATCGTCTCGCTGGCCGACTCCCACACCGAGTTCTTCGATGCCTGCGAGGTTTTCCTCTCCGCCAGCTCCTCTGAGAACGAG CCCTCGGAGGACGAGTCGTGCATCAGCGAGGTCACCACCAGCGTCTGCGAGGAGCCCACCgagccgggggggccgggccgCCCCCCGACAG GAGCGGAGCGCCCGGGGCTGCcggcggagccgccgccgctggAGCCGCCGCTGGAGCTGCCGGGGCCGGACCCGCGGCGGAGGAGCCGCCTgcccgcgccccccgcgcccTCGGGGGACGTGAGCCTGTGGGGGCTCCTGCGGAGCAGCGTGGGCAAGGACCTGTCCCGCGTGGCGCTGCCCGTGCAGCTGAACGAGCCGCTGAACACCCTGCAGCGGCTCTGCGAGGAGCTGGAGTACAGCGAGCTGCTGGACAGGGCCAGCCGCGCCCGCGACCCCCGGCAGCGCCTG GTGTACGTGGCCGCCTTTGCCGTGTCCGCCTATGCCTCCACCTACTACCGGGCGGGCAGCAAACCCTTCAACCCCGTGCTGGGCGAGACCTACGAGTGCGTGCGGCCCGACCGCGGCTTCCGCTTCATCAGCGAGCAG GTCTCCCACCACCCTCCCATCTCCGCCTGCCACGCCGAGTCCGACAACTTTGTCTTCTGGCAAG acaTGAGGTGGAAGAACAAATTCTGGGGCAAATCCCTGGAGATCGTCCCCATGGGCACCGTCAATGTCCAGCtgcccag GACCGGCGACCACTACGAGTGGAACAAGGTGACCACGTGCATCCACAACGTGCTGAGCGGGCCCCGCTGGATCGAGCACTACGGCGAGGTGCTGATCCGCAACACCCGCGACGCCTCCTACCACTGCAAGCTCACCTTCTGCAAG GCCCGGTACTGGGGCGCGGGGGCCAACGAGGTGCAGGGCGCCGTGCTGAGCCGCGCCGGGACGGCCGTGGAGCGCCTGGCGGGCAAGTGGCACGAGGGGCTGCGCCGCGGGCCCGCCCCGGGCCAGTGCGTCTGGAAAGCCA ACCCCATGCCCCGCGACCACGAGAGGAGCTACGGCTTCACGCAGTTCGCGCTGGAGCTGAACGAGCTGACGCCGGAGCTGCGCCGGGTGCTGCCCTCCACGGACACGCGCCTGCGGCCGGACCAGCG GTACCTGGAGGAGGGGAACGTGCCGGCGGCCGAGGCGCAGAAGCGCCAGATCGAGCAGCTGCAGCGCGACCGGCGCCGCGTCATGGAGGAGAACAACATCACCCACCAGGCCCGCTTCTTCAG GCGTGTGACAGATGCCAGTGGCAAGGAGTCCTGGGTCACCAACAACACCTACTGGAAGCTGCGCCTGGACCCCGGCTTCTCGCACCTGGACAGCGCCGTGCTCTGGTAG
- the TBX21 gene encoding T-box transcription factor TBX21, translating into MGALEPGTGAPRPAAPMLSAAAGFAKEPPGPRDAAAAAFFGDGGAPEPGAPPLPYGAPGGFGGRFLGPCPPYRAPPPPAPPLEGYAGAEGGFGGGGGPLCPPLCALPGYRAAGKVQVMLNNFPLWAKFHKHQTEMIITKQGRRMFPFLSFSLSGLNPAAHYSVCVDVVLVDQHHWRYQGGKWVQCGKAEGSMPGNRLYLHPDSPNTGAHWMRQEVSFGKLKLTNNKGASNNVGQMIVLQSLHKYQPRLHVTEVKEGEGEDGYPSPHTHTFAFPETQFIAVTAYQNADITQLKIDHNPFAKGFRDNFDSMYPGPESDRLTPSPPEAPGCQQLLPAPRFQPFLPEQFPLPPGRFFGGERGAAALPLPPKDAPSWFFPPQQPPGPGALDYGGYEGGYGGGKALPYGVKPLALPPGPHPPLPFYPAEGPGGFAGGWSPAQFGPKGGAAALGWYREPREEKGKELEGWGSEAAAAGDPSDSGLYECKRRRVSPPYPSSTESSSPPRNGDSYDKEPLTDGGYYGYYGN; encoded by the exons ATGGGCGCGCTGGAGCCGGGCACCGGAGCCCCCCGGCCCGCCGCCCCCATGCTCAGCGCCGCCGCCGGCTTCGCCAAGGAGCCGCCGGGCCCGCGGgacgccgccgccgccgctttCTTCGGTGATGGAGGGGCACCGGAACCGGGAGCCCCCCCGCTCCCTTACGGCGCTCCCGGCGGCTTCGGCGGCCGCTTCCTGGGGCCGTGCCCGCCGTACcgggcgccgccgccccccgccccgccgctggAAGGTTACGCGGGCGCCGAGGGCGGGTTCGGCGGCGGGGGGGGCCCGCTGTGCCCCCCGCTCTGTGCCCTGCCCGGGTACCGGGCGGCCGGGAAGGTGCAGGTGATGCTCAACAATTTCCCGCTCTGGGCCAAGTTCCACAAGCACCAGACCGAGATGATCATCACCAAGCAGGGCAG GCGAATGTTCCCCTTCCTCAGCTTCAGCCTGTCGGGGCTGAACCCCGCGGCGCACTACAGCGTCTGCGTGGACGTGGTGCTGGTGGACCAGCACCACTGGCGCTACCAGGGCGGCAAGTGGGTGCAGTGCGGGAAGGCCGAGGGCAGCATGCCAG GGAACCGCCTGTACCTGCACCCCGACTCGCCCAACACGGGCGCGCACTGGATGCGGCAGGAGGTTTCCTTTGGGAAGCTGAAGCTCACCAACAACAAGGGAGCCTCCAACAACGTCGGACAG ATGATCGTGCTGCAGTCGCTGCACAAGTACCAGCCGCGGCTGCACGTCACGGAGGTGAAGGAGGGCGAGGGGGAGGACGGGTACCCCTCCCCGCACACCCACACCTTCGCCTTCCCCGAGACCCAGTTCATCGCCGTCACCGCCTACCAGAACGCCGAC ATCACGCAGCTGAAGATCGACCACAACCCCTTCGCCAAAGGATTCCGGGACAACTTTGACTC GATGTACCCGGGCCCGGAGAGCGACCGCCTGACCCCGTCCCCGCCGGAGGCTCcgggctgccagcagctgctgccggCGCCGCgcttccagcccttcctgcccgAGCAGTTCCCGCTGCCCCCGGGCCGCTTCTTCgggggggagcggggggcggCAGCGCTGCCCCTGCCCCCCAAGGACGCCCCGTCCTGGTTCTTCCCCCCGCAGCAGCCGCCGGGCCCCGGCGCGCTGGACTACGGCGGCTACGAGGGGGGCTACGGGGGGGGCAAAGCGCTGCCCTACGGGGTGAAGCCGCTGGCGCTGCCGCCCGGGCCGCACCCGCCCCTGCCCTTCTACCCCGCCGAGGGCCCGGGGGGCTTCGCGGGCGGCTGGAGCCCCGCGCAGTTCGGCCCCAAGGGCGGCGCCGCGGCCCTGGGCTGGTACCGGGAGCCCCGCGAGGAGAAGGGCAAGGAGCTGGAGGGCTGGGGCAGCgaggccgccgccgccggggacCCCTCGGACTCGGGGCTGTACGAGTGCAAGCGGCGCCGCGTGTCCCCCCCGTACCCCTCGAGCACCGAGAGCTCCTCCCCGCCCCGCAACGGCGACAGCTACGACAAGGAGCCGCTCACCGACGGCGGCTACTACGGCTACTACGGCAACTGA